From Bufo gargarizans isolate SCDJY-AF-19 chromosome 10, ASM1485885v1, whole genome shotgun sequence, the proteins below share one genomic window:
- the SLC39A13 gene encoding zinc transporter ZIP13 translates to MMWDRIGICLLFTCVGFHFSAACVPGSRTCETANTTSLDAWICSLIGTLLVGLSGVFPLLVIPVEAGAALRSEEGSKRLKQLLSFAIGGLLGDVFVHLLPEAWAYTCSPATGSAQSLQQQRILGLWVIIGFFTFLILEKTFSNWKNEEQTAVNSVRKVAPSSLMNGKHGVNKKQRSVQQRPKSDSIKVSGYLNLLANTIDNFTHGMAVAGSFLVSRKVGILTTVAILLHEIPHEVGDFAILLRAGFDRWSAAKMQLMTAMGGILGAGFAVCVQSPKGVGEAVAWILPFTSGGFLYIALVTVLPDLLEEKNTRNSLIQVLLISCGIVVMTILSLTVE, encoded by the exons ATGATGTGGGACAGGATTGGAATCTGTCTGCTCTTTACGTGTGTGGGGTTCCACTTTAGCGCCGCCTGTGTCCCAGGAAGTCGTACCTGTGAAACTGCCAACACTACCTCCCTGGATGCCTGGATCTGCTCTCTGATTGGCACTTTGTTGGTGGGACTCAGTGGGGTCTTTCCACTCCTGGTGATTCCTGTTGAAGCGGGCGCCGCGCTCAGATCTGAAG AGGGCTCCAAGAGGCTGAAGCAGCTGCTGAGTTTTGCTATTGGTGGTTTACTGGGCGATGTGTTTGTTCATCTTCTGCCGGAGGCCTGGGCTTACACCTGCAGCCCTGCAACAG GGAGCGCTCAGTCCCTCCAGCAGCAGCGTATCCTCGGCCTATGGGTTATCATAGGATTCTTCACCTTCCTAATTTTGGAGAAAACGTTTTCCAATTGGAAAAATGAAGAACAGACGGCAGTTAATTCTGTTCGG AAAGTAGCTCCCAGCAGCTTGATGAATGGCAAGCATGGGGTGAACAAAAAGCAGCGCTCTGTACAACAGAGACCTAAAAGTGACAGTATTAAG GTCAGTGGCTATCTCAATCTGCTGGCCAACACCATTGATAACTTCACCCATGGCATGGCGGTGGCGGGCAGCTTTCTGGTCAGTAGAAAG gtGGGAATTCTCACAACTGTGGCCATCTTATTACACGAAATTCCCCATGAG GTTGGGGATTTTGCAATTCTCCTCCGTGCTGGATTTGACCGCTGGAGTGCAGCTAAGATGCAGCTGATGACTGCCATGGGAGGTATCCTCGGCGCGGGCTTTGCTGTCTGTGTGCAGTCACCCAAAGGGGTCG GTGAAGCAGTGGCTTGGATTTTACCCTTCACATCAGGCGGTTTCCTGTACATTGCACTGGTTACTGTACTCCCTGACCTTTTGGAAGAGAAAAATACAAG AAATTCTCTCATCCAAGTCCTGCTGATTAGCTGTGGCATTGTTGTGATGACAATCCTGTCCTTAACCGTGGAGTGA